In a genomic window of Streptococcus oralis:
- a CDS encoding GNAT family N-acetyltransferase: MIRKVEKADIGVLSKIAKQTFRETFAHDNTEEQLQEYFEEAYSLRVLSTELENPDSETYFIMHEEEIAGFLKVNWGNAQTERELENAFEIQRLYVLQKFQGFGLGKQLFEFALELAEKNGFSWAWLGVWEHNTKAQAFYNRYGFEKFSQHHFMVGQKVDTDWLLKKKLR, from the coding sequence ATGATTAGAAAAGTAGAAAAGGCAGATATTGGGGTGTTGTCCAAAATTGCCAAACAAACCTTTCGTGAAACATTTGCTCATGATAATACGGAAGAGCAGTTACAGGAATACTTTGAAGAGGCTTATAGTCTGAGAGTTTTGTCAACTGAGTTGGAAAATCCTGACTCCGAAACCTATTTCATTATGCATGAAGAGGAGATAGCTGGTTTTCTCAAAGTCAACTGGGGAAATGCTCAAACTGAGAGAGAATTAGAGAACGCTTTTGAGATTCAACGCCTCTATGTGCTACAAAAATTCCAAGGATTTGGACTTGGTAAGCAACTGTTTGAATTCGCTCTGGAACTTGCCGAAAAAAATGGTTTTTCCTGGGCTTGGCTAGGTGTTTGGGAACATAATACAAAAGCTCAAGCATTTTATAATCGATATGGTTTTGAAAAATTTAGCCAACATCATTTTATGGTTGGTCAAAAAGTAGATACGGATTGGTTACTGAAAAAGAAATTAAGGTAA
- the pheT gene encoding phenylalanine--tRNA ligase subunit beta encodes MLVSYKWLKELVDIDVPSQELAEKMSTTGIEVEGVESPAAGLSKIVVGEVLSCEDVPETHLHVCQVNVGEEEARQIVCGAPNVRAGIKVMVALPGARIADNYKIKKGKIRGLESLGMICSLGELGISDSVVPKEFADGIQILPEDAVPGDEVFSYLDLDDEIIELSITPNRADALSMRGVAHEVAAIYDKAVNFKEFTLTETNEVAADTLSVGIETDKAPYYAARILDNVTIAPSPQWLQNLLMNEGIRPINNVVDVTNYILLYFGQPMHAFDLDTFEGTDIRVREARAGEKLVTLDGEERYLETNDLVITVADKPVALAGVMGGQVTEISENSSRVVLEAAVFNGKSIRKTSGRLNLRSESSSRFEKGINVATVNEALDAAASMIAELAGATVRKGIVSAGELDTSDVEVSSTLADVNRVLGTELSYADVEDVFRRLGFGLSGNAEAFTVSVPRRRWDITIEADLFEEIARIYGYDRLPTSLPKDDGTAGELTATQKLRRQVRTIAEGAGLIEIITYALTTPEKAVEFTAQPSSLTELMWPMTVDRSVLRQNMISGILDTVAYNVARKNKNLALYEIGKVFEQTGNPKEDLPNEINSFAFALTGLVAEKDFQTAAVPVDFFYAKGILEALFIRLGLEVTYTATAEIASLHPGRTAVISLGDQVLGFLGQVHPITAKAYDIPETYVAELNLSAIEAALQPAAPFVEITKFPAVSRDIALLLKAEISHQEVVDAIQAAGVKRLTDIKLFDVFSGEKLGLGMKSMAYSLTFQNPEDSLTDEEVARYMEKIQASLEEKVNAEVR; translated from the coding sequence ATGCTTGTATCTTATAAATGGTTAAAAGAATTGGTGGACATTGATGTGCCATCACAAGAGTTGGCTGAGAAAATGTCAACTACAGGTATTGAGGTCGAAGGTGTCGAATCACCGGCTGCTGGTCTCTCAAAAATTGTCGTCGGTGAGGTCTTGTCTTGTGAAGATGTGCCAGAAACTCACTTGCATGTCTGTCAGGTTAATGTGGGTGAAGAAGAAGCCCGTCAAATCGTTTGTGGTGCTCCAAATGTGCGTGCTGGTATCAAGGTCATGGTGGCACTTCCGGGAGCTCGTATCGCGGACAATTACAAGATCAAAAAAGGGAAAATCCGTGGTTTAGAGTCTCTCGGAATGATTTGTTCACTTGGTGAATTAGGTATTTCTGACTCAGTTGTGCCAAAGGAATTCGCAGATGGTATCCAAATCTTGCCAGAAGATGCTGTTCCTGGGGACGAAGTCTTTTCTTACCTAGACTTGGATGATGAAATTATCGAACTTTCCATCACACCAAACCGTGCGGATGCCCTTTCTATGCGTGGGGTGGCGCACGAAGTGGCAGCCATCTATGACAAGGCAGTTAACTTTAAAGAATTTACTCTAACAGAAACAAACGAAGTAGCAGCAGATACCCTTTCTGTAGGGATTGAAACAGATAAGGCGCCATACTATGCGGCCCGTATCTTGGACAATGTGACCATCGCACCAAGTCCACAGTGGTTGCAAAACCTCCTCATGAATGAAGGTATCCGTCCTATCAACAACGTAGTGGACGTGACCAACTATATCTTGCTTTACTTTGGTCAACCTATGCATGCTTTTGACTTGGATACCTTTGAAGGGACTGACATCCGTGTGCGTGAAGCGCGTGCTGGTGAAAAGTTGGTGACCTTGGACGGTGAAGAACGTTACTTGGAAACAAATGATTTAGTGATTACTGTCGCTGACAAACCAGTAGCTCTTGCAGGTGTCATGGGCGGACAAGTTACAGAAATCTCTGAGAATTCTAGTCGCGTTGTCCTTGAAGCTGCAGTCTTCAATGGCAAATCCATCCGTAAGACTAGCGGTCGCTTGAATCTTCGTTCTGAGTCATCTTCTCGTTTTGAAAAAGGTATCAATGTAGCAACTGTTAATGAAGCCCTTGATGCTGCAGCTAGTATGATTGCAGAACTTGCAGGTGCGACGGTGCGTAAGGGCATCGTTTCAGCGGGTGAGCTTGATACTTCAGATGTGGAAGTATCTTCGACTCTTGCCGATGTCAACCGTGTCCTTGGAACAGAACTTTCCTATGCTGATGTAGAAGATGTCTTCCGTCGTCTTGGCTTTGGCCTTTCTGGCAATGCAGAAGCCTTTACAGTCAGCGTACCCCGTCGCCGTTGGGATATCACTATCGAAGCAGACCTCTTTGAAGAAATCGCTCGTATCTATGGATATGACCGTTTGCCAACCAGTCTTCCAAAAGATGATGGTACAGCAGGTGAATTGACTGCAACACAAAAATTGCGTCGCCAAGTCCGTACTATTGCTGAAGGAGCTGGTTTGATAGAAATCATCACCTACGCTCTGACAACTCCTGAAAAAGCAGTTGAGTTTACAGCTCAACCAAGTAGCCTTACAGAACTCATGTGGCCAATGACTGTGGACCGTTCTGTCCTTCGTCAAAATATGATTTCTGGTATCCTTGATACGGTAGCCTATAACGTGGCTCGTAAGAACAAAAACTTGGCTCTTTACGAGATTGGAAAAGTCTTTGAACAAACAGGCAATCCAAAAGAAGATCTACCAAATGAGATCAATAGCTTTGCCTTTGCCTTAACTGGTTTGGTTGCAGAAAAAGATTTCCAAACGGCAGCAGTTCCAGTTGATTTCTTCTATGCTAAGGGAATCCTTGAAGCGCTCTTTATTCGCTTGGGACTAGAAGTGACTTATACAGCAACAGCTGAGATTGCAAGCCTCCACCCAGGACGTACGGCCGTGATTTCACTCGGTGACCAAGTTCTTGGTTTCCTTGGCCAAGTGCATCCGATCACTGCCAAGGCTTATGATATTCCAGAAACGTATGTAGCGGAACTCAACCTTTCAGCCATCGAAGCTGCCCTCCAACCGGCTGCTCCATTTGTGGAAATCACCAAATTCCCAGCAGTTAGCCGTGATATTGCCCTTCTTCTCAAGGCAGAAATTAGCCATCAAGAAGTTGTAGACGCAATTCAAGCTGCAGGTGTGAAACGTTTGACAGATATCAAACTCTTCGACGTCTTCTCAGGTGAAAAACTGGGACTTGGTATGAAGTCAATGGCCTATAGCCTAACCTTCCAAAATCCAGAAGATAGCTTGACGGACGAAGAAGTCGCACGCTATATGGAAAAAATCCAAGCATCACTCGAAGAAAAAGTGAATGCGGAAGTACGTTAA
- the pheS gene encoding phenylalanine--tRNA ligase subunit alpha, with protein sequence MSTIEEQLKALREETLASLKQITAENEKEMQDLRVSVLGKKGSLTEILKGMKDVSAEMRPIIGKHVNEARDVLTAAFEETAKLLEEKKVEAQLASESIDVTLPGRPVATGHRHVLTQTSEEIEDIFIGMGYQVVDGFEVEQDYYNFERMNLPKDHPARDMQDTFYITEEILLRTHTSPVQARAMDAHDFSKGPLKMISPGRVFRRDTDDATHSHQFHQIEGLVVGKNISMADLQGTLQLIVQKMFGEERQIRLRPSYFPFTEPSVEVDVSCFKCGGEGCNVCKKTGWIEIMGAGMVHPRVLEMSGIDAAVYSGFAFGLGQERVAMLRYGINDIRGFYQGDVRFSEQFK encoded by the coding sequence ATGTCAACTATTGAAGAACAATTAAAAGCGCTTCGTGAGGAAACGCTGGCTAGCTTGAAGCAGATTACTGCTGAAAATGAAAAAGAGATGCAAGACTTACGTGTCTCTGTCCTTGGTAAAAAGGGTTCGCTTACGGAGATTCTTAAAGGGATGAAGGATGTCTCGGCTGAGATGCGCCCAATCATCGGGAAACACGTCAATGAAGCGCGCGATGTCTTAACTGCTGCCTTTGAAGAAACAGCTAAGCTCTTGGAAGAAAAGAAAGTGGAAGCTCAACTAGCAAGTGAGAGCATTGATGTTACGCTTCCAGGTCGCCCAGTTGCGACAGGTCACCGTCACGTTCTCACTCAAACTAGTGAAGAAATCGAAGATATCTTCATCGGGATGGGTTACCAAGTCGTGGATGGTTTTGAAGTGGAGCAAGACTACTATAACTTTGAACGTATGAACCTTCCGAAAGATCACCCAGCCCGCGATATGCAGGATACTTTCTACATTACAGAAGAAATCTTGCTTCGTACTCACACGTCTCCGGTTCAGGCGCGTGCTATGGATGCTCATGATTTTTCAAAAGGTCCTTTGAAAATGATCTCACCAGGGCGTGTGTTCCGTCGTGATACGGACGATGCGACCCACAGTCACCAGTTCCACCAAATCGAAGGATTGGTTGTTGGGAAAAACATCTCCATGGCAGATCTTCAAGGAACCCTTCAGTTGATTGTCCAAAAGATGTTTGGTGAAGAGCGTCAAATTCGTTTGCGCCCATCTTATTTCCCATTCACAGAGCCATCTGTTGAGGTGGATGTTTCCTGCTTTAAGTGTGGTGGAGAAGGCTGTAATGTATGTAAGAAAACAGGTTGGATTGAGATTATGGGGGCCGGTATGGTTCACCCACGTGTCCTTGAAATGAGTGGAATCGATGCGGCTGTATACTCTGGATTTGCCTTTGGTCTTGGACAAGAGCGTGTAGCCATGCTCCGTTACGGAATCAACGATATCCGTGGATTCTACCAAGGAGATGTCCGCTTCTCAGAACAGTTTAAATAA